CCTTCTGTTGTAATGCCGCTCTCTTGTAACTGATCCACATATTCGGGGGCAGAGCTATCGGTGATGACGAGCGGCACCCGATACTGATTCGATTGTTCGGGTTGTTCGACACTGCCGATAGAGGCGACGTCCTCCCTGGTCAGCAAGACGTCTTCTTCGTAGCCAGCCTCGGTATCGCTCGGATGGTGAATCACGATTGCCACGTCGTTACGATCCGTGATCAGGCTCCGAAGCCGCTCGCGGTCCCGGGCAGGTGCTTCGACAACGATTTCAGTGGTACCATCAGCGTCGGTAGTATGAGAAACAGTCGCATTGTCGTACCCGGCATCGGCAAGTCTGGAATCGACGATCTCGACGAACAGATCTCCTGTCTCGTCAGTGACACCGGACCGGATCTCCGTCTCATCACCGTTGAGCCCGACTTCGTCGAGTGCTGATTCGAATTGTTCCTCCGAGATGTCGTCACTACGCACTTCCAGTGTAGCCTCGCTTCGATCGTAGACAACCTGTCGATCATCGACCCCGAGGTGGTCGGCAACCATATCGACGACATCGGACGGCGGTTCCTCTGACTCTTCGACGTTCTCAGCGGTGATCCCCACGAGGGGGCCGCGGATCTCGACGCCATCGATCATCTCGGCGTCCGTGTCTGCCGCCGTGTTAGTAGCGATTGACTCCTCGCCAACTGCGGTACCCGCCACCCCAACCGCAGAGACCACTACCAGAACTGACCCCAGCATAGCTAGCACAACGAACAGCCACAGCCATCGACGGAACGACAGGAAACCCCCACGGTTCGTTGGTTGATTCGACATGAATGAACCAAAGAATAACATTACAATAAAATTTTACACGGCTATCCGGTACTCGAATCGCCACCTACAATTCAACGACTTCTCGAAACGTGGTCGTGTGATGACCCTGTCGCAGAAAGGTTTTTGACGTGCCATAGAGTACCACACAGCATGGTTCACGCGTTCGTCATGGTGAAGACGGCAGCCGGGAAGTCGGAGAGTTTGCTCGCCGAGGTCCGCGACGAACCACATGTCGTGGAGGCCCACATCGTGGCGGGCGAGTACGATATCATCGCGGAAGTCGAAGTCGACGAAGTGTATCAGGTACTGGACGCTTCGTCGAGCGGTATCCAGGCGCTTTCGGGCGTTAACGACACGAAAACGTACATCTCGCTTGACTAGTTCTCCGAGAGGACGCCACCGATCGCACCGGCGAGGGCGCACTCGATCGCGACGATCATCGAGAAGAACACGATCGCGACAGCGAGGACGAACCCGCCGGTTGCACCGATCGCACTACCGACCGGCCCACCGGCAGTCCCGACGATCGTCAGGCCGATCCACAACAGCACTCCCGCAACGATTCCGCCGAGACTACCTGCGAGGAGGCCGTGCCACGCGCCGCCAGTCAGTCCGCCACCTGCGAGATAGCCCGCGACGAGCCCGCCGATCAGTCCTGCCGTAAGCTGGCCAAGTCCCGGGACGGCGACGCCGAAGATACTCAGCACCGTCAGGACGAGAAAGCCGATCACGACCGCACGCCAGTTTGTCATAGACCCGCTAGACCGGCGAGCCGTATAAGCGCATCAACACACGCGCGGCCCGAAGAACGGCCTTTTATAGCCAGCTACCATATCCGGAGCTATGATTTTCGAGGATCTTCCGACGACGCCACGGTCGGAGGAGCTCATCGACAAGGCGTTCTCTCGCGCGTCGCGGTCCGGCCGAGCGAAGCAGGGCCGAGAGGCCCAGGAGTCAATGGTACAGACCGCATCGAACATCCTCTCGGACAACCTGGAGAACGTCGTGACGGCGTGGCCCGATTTCGACGAGATCGATCCCTTCTACCGCGAACTCGCCGAAGCGATCGTCGAGACCCACGAGTACGACACGGAGGCCGACGGCGTCGACGCGCTCAGACAGAGCCTCTCGGAGGTGACCTGGGCGAGCCGACAGACCAAACAGATCGGCGACGAGGCGATGGGGAAGATGCGAAAGGCCAGCGACGATCTGGCCCGGAAACACCGCAAGCAGGCGTTCGCACGGATGGCCGACGTCGTCGAGCAGGTCGCGCCAAACCTGCTCCTGATCGGTGCCGCGCGGGACGCCCTCAAGACGCTGCCCGAGATCAACCCGGACGAACCGGCGATCGTCGTCGCGGGCTATCCGAACGTCGGAAAGTCCTCCTTTGTCAACACGGTCACCAGAGCGCGCCACGAGACTGCGGAATATCCCTTCACGACCAGAGGGATCGGCGTCGGTCACTTCCACGGGTCCGACGTGCCGAGCGAGCTTCGCGAGGACGAGCGTTCGGCCGCGGACGACCACGTGCGGTATCAGATCGTCGATACGCCGGGGCTGCTCGACCGCCCACCTGAGGAGCGAAACGACATCGAGTCACAGGCGGTCAGCGCACTCGAACATCTCGCCGACTGTGTGCTCGTCGTCGTCGACGCCAGCATGGACTGTGGCTACCCGATCGACGTCCAGCTCGAACTTCGCGACGCCTTGCAAGCGCAGTTCGAGGACGTCCCCGTGCTGACGATCTGCAACAAGATCGATCGGTCCCGCGATGTCGAGGCCGATCACTACATGAGCGTGACGGAAGACGAGAACGTTGAGGGTGTGCTGGCGGCGGCGGTCGACGCGATCGACTACGAGCCCGAGCTCCCCTTCGAGCAGTAGGCAGGCCCTTGCCGTTTCAATGGCGAACAGGCACCGCGGCAGTCACGACGCGGGTCGGTGCGCACCCGCTTGCCGCGCCGTGGTCGCTCGTCAGGTCATGCCGGGGCTGGCCGCGGGATCGGTTTTGAACCTGTGGACAGGCCGCCCGTCGAGTTCTCCGCCGAGTTGTTCCACGGGACACCATGGCACGTGACGTGAGCCTTTTGGCCGCCGCGCGTCAACGAGGCGTATGTTCGATGACCGACCGAACCGCGCCGACGAGGTCGTCCTCGCCGGGCGGTCGAACGTGGGCAAGTCGACGCTGATGCGCGAGTTGACGGGCCACAGTTTCGAGACGGGCGGCAAGCCCGGCGTGACGCGCTCGCCGAACAGCTACGACTGGGCGAGCGACGACTTCATGATAACTGATCTGCCCGGCTTTGGCTTCATGTCCGGCGTTCCCGAGGAGGTGCGCGAGGAGATCAAGACCGAGGTCGTCCAGTATATCGAGCGCCACGCCGACGACATTCTGGTGGCGATCCTCGTCGTCGACGGGAAAAGCGTCATCGACATCATCGATCGCCACTCCGGCGAGGGCGAGATTCCCCACGACGTCGAGATGTTTCACTTCCTTCAGGAGCTCGATATTCCGACCGTCGTCGCGGTGAACAAGATGGACAAAGTCGACGACCGGGACGAGCGACTGAACGATCTCTGTGACCGGCTGGGGATCTACCCGCCGTGGAAGCAGTGGCAGGAGACGATCGCGCCGATCACCGCAAAGAAGGGGTCGATCGAGCCATTGAACGACGCGGTTCGCCACCACCTCGAAGCCCAGAAGCGTGACGACCTGAAGAAGTTCTTCTGAGTTGCTCACTCGATCTCGATCGACCAGTTACCGTCGGCCTCGATATTAATCCAGAATGCACCTTCATCCGGACGAAAGATGTTCGTTCCTTCATACTCGCCGATCTCGTTTATTAGCAGGCTTTGATTACCGCCCGCGTCGTGGGTCCAGGCGATGAAGTTACGCTCCCCATCGTGTGTCGCGTTGACCTCACTGACACCCTCCGCCCGGAACGGCCCTCGCCACGCCCAACCGCTGCCGGATGTCTCAAAGGGAGCCTCCTCGACGTCCTCGGTTAGTATTTCGGGCTGGTCAATATCTATCGTCCAGTCGCCGTCGGCATTGATATCGACCCGATACAGCCCTCCATCGACCGCCATCATCGACGAACCATCCGTACCCCGAAACACGTTCAGCAGCTGGATATCCTCCCACGGCTCTCCCTCGATGTTGACCATTCTCGCTCGGAAGTTTCGCTCTCCATCGTGTGTGAACTCGACTGTCAGAACCCCCTGTCTGAGTTCGATCTCAGGAGTGACTTCCGGGCCGGATCCGTCGAACGAGTGAGAGTCCCCGCCCTCGACGAGAACACCATTCGCCTCTTCGTCTGTGTCGTCCTCGCCGTCCGCTGGTTCGCCCGGGTCTTCGGGCTCTTCATGCTCCTCATCAGGCTCTTCGCCCGGTTCCTCGTCGTCTCCGATACAGCCCGCCAACGCGGATAGCCCCCCAAGAACACATAGATGGAGCCAGCGCCGACGACTCGAACGCTGTTGTTTTATCCACTGTCCCCCACCTCCGTTTGGTGCGCCAGTTTGTTCGTGCATTGTCGGACTCCAGTGGTGCATTCGGCTAGCAAATATCGTCGACTTGTACGCAGCCTAATTCGCTGAACCGAGTACAGTAGCGACGTATCCACGTTTTTGATGACGACAACAGATGGTATAACGGTAGTTGCCACTACGGCATATTTATGCATCAGTAGTATGAAATTATGGAACCCACAATTTCCTGGCATGCCGCGCAGTCGTCTTGCCACGCCTGTAGAGCGCTGGCGGCGAGTGACCGTTCACCCCAACCGCTCGACGAGTCCCTCACCGTCGACGAAGGGGATTCCCTGAGTAGCGGCGTACTCGCGGGCCGCCGCGGTCGAAAGCGCCCGGCCAGTGTCGTCGTCGAGCATTTCACAGACGACTGCAGCGGGCGGCTGGTCGGCGGCCTGAGCTAGCGCGATCCCGAGTTCGGTGTGGCCCTGTCGCTCGTCGAGAAGTCCGTCGGCGGCCCGAAGCAGGTGAACGTGGCCAGGGGCGCGGAACTCGCTTGCGAAGTCCTCGGCGTCGAGCGGAGATCCGTTCTCGACTGCCGCCGCGAACTCGGCGACTTCGGTGATCGTCAGCGAACGGTCCTCGTCGGTGATGCCGGTGAACGTATCACGGTGGTTCACCGTCAGCGAAAACGACGAGCGGTCGCCGTAGGCGAGGTGGTCGGTCTCACTGGCTGGGTGGTCGATCGCATCCGAGAGGAACGGCAGCGACGCGGCATCGGCGACAGTCCCGGAGAGACCGACGCAGACCAGCCCACCCGCGTCGTTGCGCAGTTGCTCGACCGCATCCACATCGACCGCGCCTGCGGGATAGATAATGTCGGTCTCGCCCTCGCGATCGTCGAAGTCGTGGACGCAGACGGGCTGGCCCTCGCGGAACGCCGCAATCGCTTCCTCGACCGGATCGACAGGCGGCGCATCGGCGACCTCCGCGTTGCTGGTGGTATCGACCATGTTATCGATCCTCCACGAAGACAGTGACCGTATGCTCGTCGTCGAGGTCGAGTTCGTCGCGAAGTCTGTCGGGCGCGATGAGTTCCAGCTGATCTTCGTCGTGGTGGGTGCGCTCGGGCGCGATGACGTGGGCACCCTCGTAGCGCTCCCCGTCCGCGGCCTCGATGGTTGCCGGGTAACAGACTGCCGGGCCGTAGGTCCGATCCTCGTCCTCCCAGCCGTCGATATGGACCGGTTCGAGCGCTTCCATTGCGGATCGCCGCCGGATGCTGGCGTCGGTGAGTTCGACGTTGAGCGTCCCCTCGAACGGTTCGTAGGCCAGTCGCTCGCGGAACTGCGCCATGTAGCCCGGCAGGGAGATGTAGTGTTTCCCCTCGCCCATCCCACCGGTGATGGTGCCGACGAGTTCGACCGTCGTCGCCCCCTCGAAAACACGTCGATAGTCCTCGTACTCGGCCCGCAGCGCCTGCTCTCCGTCGTCGGTGATCGAGAGCCACTGCCCGTCGGTCACCGTCTCACGGGTGAGATACCCGGCGTCTTCGAGTCGCTGGAGCCGACGCGACGCCGTCTGTGTCGAGACGTCGAGTTGCTCTGCGAGGTCCGAACAGGAGGCCTTCATCTCCCCCGCAATCGCGCCGTCGAGCGCAAGCAGTTTCAGGACGGCGAGTTCGTCGTGTCCGACGGTCAGCGTCGGTGCATTTGACATACCAGAACGTTTGGTCTACCCGCTCATAAGCATAACGAATATGGAATGCATCACAGAAACTTGAATCAGATTGACCGTGTTATGGATTATTGGCACCGGGCGCAAATAAGCCCAGTGAGCTATATGACGGGTCTTTATTTGTTATTCCAGAACTCGCTTCCCTTCTGGAGTTTCGGCACCCAGGTGTCGGCGTCTTTCGC
Above is a genomic segment from Natranaeroarchaeum aerophilus containing:
- a CDS encoding Lrp/AsnC family transcriptional regulator, which produces MVHAFVMVKTAAGKSESLLAEVRDEPHVVEAHIVAGEYDIIAEVEVDEVYQVLDASSSGIQALSGVNDTKTYISLD
- a CDS encoding DUF5518 domain-containing protein; this encodes MTNWRAVVIGFLVLTVLSIFGVAVPGLGQLTAGLIGGLVAGYLAGGGLTGGAWHGLLAGSLGGIVAGVLLWIGLTIVGTAGGPVGSAIGATGGFVLAVAIVFFSMIVAIECALAGAIGGVLSEN
- a CDS encoding NOG1 family protein — its product is MIFEDLPTTPRSEELIDKAFSRASRSGRAKQGREAQESMVQTASNILSDNLENVVTAWPDFDEIDPFYRELAEAIVETHEYDTEADGVDALRQSLSEVTWASRQTKQIGDEAMGKMRKASDDLARKHRKQAFARMADVVEQVAPNLLLIGAARDALKTLPEINPDEPAIVVAGYPNVGKSSFVNTVTRARHETAEYPFTTRGIGVGHFHGSDVPSELREDERSAADDHVRYQIVDTPGLLDRPPEERNDIESQAVSALEHLADCVLVVVDASMDCGYPIDVQLELRDALQAQFEDVPVLTICNKIDRSRDVEADHYMSVTEDENVEGVLAAAVDAIDYEPELPFEQ
- the engB gene encoding GTP-binding protein EngB; the encoded protein is MFDDRPNRADEVVLAGRSNVGKSTLMRELTGHSFETGGKPGVTRSPNSYDWASDDFMITDLPGFGFMSGVPEEVREEIKTEVVQYIERHADDILVAILVVDGKSVIDIIDRHSGEGEIPHDVEMFHFLQELDIPTVVAVNKMDKVDDRDERLNDLCDRLGIYPPWKQWQETIAPITAKKGSIEPLNDAVRHHLEAQKRDDLKKFF
- the ribB gene encoding 3,4-dihydroxy-2-butanone-4-phosphate synthase, whose translation is MVDTTSNAEVADAPPVDPVEEAIAAFREGQPVCVHDFDDREGETDIIYPAGAVDVDAVEQLRNDAGGLVCVGLSGTVADAASLPFLSDAIDHPASETDHLAYGDRSSFSLTVNHRDTFTGITDEDRSLTITEVAEFAAAVENGSPLDAEDFASEFRAPGHVHLLRAADGLLDERQGHTELGIALAQAADQPPAAVVCEMLDDDTGRALSTAAAREYAATQGIPFVDGEGLVERLG
- a CDS encoding CTP-dependent riboflavin kinase — its product is MSNAPTLTVGHDELAVLKLLALDGAIAGEMKASCSDLAEQLDVSTQTASRRLQRLEDAGYLTRETVTDGQWLSITDDGEQALRAEYEDYRRVFEGATTVELVGTITGGMGEGKHYISLPGYMAQFRERLAYEPFEGTLNVELTDASIRRRSAMEALEPVHIDGWEDEDRTYGPAVCYPATIEAADGERYEGAHVIAPERTHHDEDQLELIAPDRLRDELDLDDEHTVTVFVEDR